Proteins encoded within one genomic window of Tabrizicola piscis:
- the murC gene encoding UDP-N-acetylmuramate--L-alanine ligase, which produces MNAAATKLPLELGPIHFVGIGGIGMSGIAEVLMTLGYRVQGSDAKASKITDRLVKLGAVFHEGQRAENIGEAAVVVISSAIKKGNPELEEARRRKLPVVRRAEMLAELMRMRSNIAIAGTHGKTTTTTMVATLLDKGGFDPTVINGGVIHAYGSNARAGAGEWMVVEADESDGSFNRLPATIAIVTNIDPEHMEHWGTFDALRKGFLDFVSNIPFYGLAVCCTDHPEVQALVGKVTDRRVVTFGFNAQADVRAQNLTYENGVAHFDIALQAEGIVIEGCTLPMPGDHNVSNALSAVAVARHLGMKKDEIREALAGFAGVNRRFTKVAEVNGVTIIDDYGHHPVEIAAVLKAARQATKGRIIAVHQPHRFTRLSSLFDDFCTCFNDADVVAIADVYAAGEDPIPGASRDDLVAGLIAHGHRHARALLDEADLARLVREQARPGDMVVCLGAGTISAWANALPAKLMGAAA; this is translated from the coding sequence ATGAACGCAGCCGCAACCAAGCTGCCGCTGGAACTTGGCCCGATCCATTTCGTGGGCATCGGCGGCATCGGCATGTCCGGCATCGCCGAGGTGCTGATGACGCTGGGCTACCGGGTGCAGGGGTCGGATGCCAAGGCGTCCAAGATCACCGACCGGCTGGTCAAGCTGGGGGCCGTGTTCCATGAGGGCCAGCGGGCCGAGAACATCGGCGAAGCGGCGGTTGTCGTCATCTCGAGCGCGATCAAGAAGGGCAATCCCGAACTGGAAGAGGCGCGGCGGCGCAAACTTCCCGTCGTGCGCCGGGCGGAAATGCTGGCGGAACTGATGCGGATGCGGTCGAACATCGCCATCGCCGGGACGCATGGCAAGACGACGACGACGACGATGGTGGCGACGCTGCTGGACAAGGGCGGCTTTGATCCGACGGTCATCAACGGGGGCGTGATCCACGCCTATGGGTCGAACGCCCGCGCTGGCGCTGGCGAATGGATGGTGGTGGAGGCCGACGAAAGCGACGGTAGCTTCAACCGCCTGCCCGCGACGATTGCCATCGTGACCAATATCGACCCGGAGCACATGGAGCATTGGGGGACCTTCGACGCGTTGCGCAAGGGGTTCCTCGATTTCGTGTCGAACATCCCGTTCTATGGCCTTGCGGTGTGCTGCACCGACCATCCGGAAGTGCAGGCTTTGGTCGGCAAGGTGACCGACCGCCGCGTGGTGACCTTCGGATTCAACGCCCAGGCCGACGTGCGGGCGCAGAACCTGACCTATGAAAATGGCGTGGCGCATTTCGATATTGCTCTGCAGGCCGAGGGGATTGTGATCGAGGGCTGCACCCTGCCGATGCCGGGGGATCACAACGTCTCCAACGCCCTGTCAGCCGTGGCCGTGGCCCGGCATCTGGGGATGAAGAAGGACGAGATCCGTGAGGCTCTGGCCGGCTTTGCCGGGGTGAACCGCCGGTTCACCAAGGTGGCCGAGGTGAATGGTGTCACGATCATCGACGACTATGGCCACCACCCGGTGGAAATCGCCGCTGTGCTGAAGGCCGCGCGGCAGGCGACAAAGGGCCGGATCATCGCGGTCCACCAGCCGCACCGCTTTACCCGCCTGTCCAGCCTGTTTGACGATTTCTGCACCTGCTTCAACGATGCCGATGTGGTCGCCATTGCCGATGTCTATGCGGCGGGGGAAGACCCGATCCCCGGCGCCTCGCGGGATGATCTGGTGGCGGGGCTGATCGCCCATGGTCACCGCCACGCCCGCGCGCTGCTGGATGAGGCTGATCTTGCCCGGCTGGTCCGCGAACAGGCGCGGCCGGGTGACATGGTGGTCTGCCTTGGCGCAGGCACGATCAGCGCCTGGGCCAACGCCTTGCCGGCAAAGCTGATGGGTGCCGCGGCATGA
- a CDS encoding DUF2484 family protein: MSVPLILGCLWVLASAIVAMLPMRQQMVPGVALLIAAPVLLVWIGWVHGWVWLAVGLFAFLSMFRNPLRYFLRRALGLPAPLPKELEK, translated from the coding sequence ATGAGCGTGCCGCTGATCCTTGGCTGCCTTTGGGTCCTTGCCTCGGCCATCGTGGCCATGCTGCCGATGCGGCAGCAGATGGTGCCGGGCGTGGCGCTTCTGATCGCGGCGCCGGTCCTTTTGGTCTGGATCGGCTGGGTGCATGGCTGGGTCTGGCTGGCGGTCGGGCTTTTTGCCTTCCTGTCGATGTTCCGCAACCCGCTGCGGTATTTCCTGCGCCGCGCGCTTGGTCTGCCTGCGCCCCTGCCGAAGGAGTTGGAGAAATGA
- a CDS encoding DUF2484 family protein, with the protein MILPLAMCLIWLIAANVIAMFPSRDYHWRAAYVLIAIGVPLLGWITYEGGPIVGMLVLAAGVSILRWPVVYFWRWLRRQLG; encoded by the coding sequence ATGATCCTGCCCCTGGCGATGTGCCTGATCTGGCTGATTGCGGCGAATGTGATCGCGATGTTTCCGTCGCGCGATTATCACTGGCGCGCGGCCTATGTGCTGATCGCCATTGGCGTGCCGCTGCTGGGCTGGATCACCTATGAGGGCGGGCCGATCGTGGGGATGCTGGTCTTGGCCGCCGGGGTGTCGATCCTGCGCTGGCCGGTGGTCTATTTCTGGCGCTGGCTGCGCCGACAACTGGGCTGA
- the murB gene encoding UDP-N-acetylmuramate dehydrogenase encodes MTPLPTPRGALTPNRPLSDLTWLRVGGPADWLFQPADEADLATFLAALDPAVPVFPIGVGSNLIVRDGGIRAVVIRLGRGFNGIVVEGDLVTAGAAALDAHVAKRAAEAGLDLTFLRTIPGSIGGAVRMNAGCYGSYVSDALVEIRLVTRIGEVQTVPAAALNLRYRQSDLPEGAVVLSATFRAAPGDPAELEARMADQIAKRDASQPTKDRSAGSTFRNPLGRSSTGTADDTHELKAWKVIDDAGMRGARLGGAQMSPMHSNFLINAGGATAADLENLGEDVRKKVFLSSGITLEWEIMRVGEFLQD; translated from the coding sequence ATGACACCGCTTCCCACCCCGCGCGGCGCCCTGACGCCAAACCGCCCGCTCTCCGATCTGACCTGGCTTCGGGTCGGCGGGCCTGCAGACTGGCTGTTCCAGCCAGCGGATGAGGCGGACCTTGCCACGTTCCTTGCCGCGCTGGACCCTGCCGTTCCGGTCTTTCCCATCGGTGTCGGGTCGAACCTGATCGTGCGCGATGGCGGCATCCGGGCTGTGGTGATCCGGCTGGGGCGGGGGTTCAACGGGATCGTGGTCGAGGGTGACCTTGTCACTGCGGGGGCAGCGGCGCTGGATGCGCATGTCGCAAAGCGCGCGGCTGAGGCCGGGCTGGACCTGACCTTCCTGCGCACCATCCCCGGGTCCATCGGCGGGGCGGTGCGGATGAATGCGGGCTGCTATGGCAGCTATGTCTCGGATGCCTTGGTCGAAATCCGCCTAGTCACCCGGATTGGTGAGGTTCAGACCGTGCCCGCAGCCGCCCTGAACCTGCGGTATCGCCAAAGTGACCTGCCCGAAGGCGCGGTGGTTCTGTCGGCCACCTTCCGCGCAGCCCCGGGCGACCCCGCGGAACTTGAGGCGCGGATGGCCGACCAGATTGCCAAGCGGGATGCCAGCCAGCCTACCAAGGATAGGTCCGCTGGCAGCACCTTCCGCAACCCCTTGGGTCGCAGCAGCACCGGGACCGCCGATGACACGCATGAGCTGAAGGCCTGGAAAGTCATCGACGACGCCGGGATGCGCGGCGCAAGGCTGGGCGGGGCGCAGATGTCGCCCATGCATTCCAACTTCCTGATCAACGCCGGTGGCGCAACTGCCGCCGATCTGGAAAATCTGGGCGAGGACGTGCGAAAAAAGGTTTTCCTATCAAGCGGTATCACGTTAGAGTGGGAAATCATGCGGGTCGGAGAATTCCTGCAGGACTAA
- a CDS encoding D-alanine--D-alanine ligase: protein MAGASSRMSPRVAVLMGGLSAEREVSLVSGRECAVALREAGYDVVEVDCGPDLALRLSDIKPDVCFNALHGRWGEDGCVQGLLEWMAIPYTHSGVLASALAMDKAKTKEVYAAAGLPVVNSVLATKEAVEAGHVLPPPYVVKPNNEGSSVGVYIVHPGSNAPRLASTMPAQVMVETYAPGRELTTTVMGDRALGVTDIITDGWYDYDAKYKPGGSRHECPANVPKDIADACLDYALRAHRALRCRGVSRTDFRWDESRGLAGLILLETNTQPGMTPTSLAPEQAAMQGMSFAQFCDWMVKDASCNR from the coding sequence ATGGCGGGCGCATCGAGCAGGATGTCCCCCAGAGTGGCGGTTTTGATGGGTGGGCTTTCCGCTGAGCGGGAGGTCTCTCTCGTTTCAGGGCGCGAATGCGCCGTGGCCCTCCGGGAGGCTGGATATGACGTGGTTGAGGTCGATTGCGGCCCCGACCTCGCCTTGCGCCTGTCTGACATCAAACCTGACGTCTGTTTCAACGCCTTGCATGGTCGCTGGGGTGAAGATGGCTGTGTGCAGGGCCTGCTGGAATGGATGGCGATCCCCTATACCCACTCTGGCGTGCTGGCCTCGGCGCTTGCGATGGACAAGGCCAAGACCAAAGAGGTTTACGCGGCGGCCGGTCTTCCGGTGGTCAACAGCGTGCTCGCCACGAAAGAGGCGGTTGAGGCGGGCCATGTCCTGCCGCCGCCCTATGTGGTGAAGCCGAACAACGAAGGGTCCTCCGTCGGGGTCTATATCGTGCATCCGGGGTCGAACGCGCCCCGGCTTGCGTCGACGATGCCCGCGCAGGTGATGGTGGAAACCTACGCGCCGGGGCGCGAACTGACCACAACCGTGATGGGCGACCGGGCGCTGGGGGTGACGGATATCATCACCGACGGCTGGTATGACTATGACGCGAAATACAAGCCCGGCGGCAGCCGCCATGAATGCCCCGCGAATGTGCCCAAGGACATTGCCGATGCCTGCCTTGACTATGCCCTGCGCGCGCATCGGGCGTTGAGATGCCGGGGCGTCAGCCGCACCGACTTTCGCTGGGACGAAAGCCGCGGTCTGGCCGGGCTGATCCTGTTGGAGACCAACACCCAGCCGGGGATGACGCCCACCTCGCTTGCCCCAGAACAGGCGGCGATGCAGGGGATGAGCTTTGCCCAGTTCTGCGACTGGATGGTGAAGGACGCGTCATGCAACCGCTGA